ATTTAGATTTTGCCAAGGTCTCTAAGGATTCAAAAGTTTATCTTACATTTTGAATAATGTGTATCTTTGTGTCCTTGAGGAATGTTaattaacattttgtgattctgaTTTTCTAGCAATATCTCAAACAAATTTACAGCTTTAAAGATGATTCTTCCATTCTTCTGCAAGGAAGCAAAGATGCTTTCAAAGCTAGTGTTAAGAAAATGCAAGAATTCTTCAGCCTCCGTGTAACTGGGGAATTGGACTATTCAACCCTGGAGGTTATGAAGAGACCTCGATGTGGATTTCGTGATGTTCTTCGATATAACATTGGCAATCTCAAATGGAAACATAACAAAATAACTTATAGGTAAATTTTGTGTTTCTCTTTTGCTTCGGGTAGTACTTGGTAATAGCAgtcatatttctaacatttttctgTGAATTTCCGAAAGAATCATCAATTACACACAACGTTTGAAAGAGTCATATGTAAACAACGCGATCAACAATGCTTTCCAAGTGTGGAGTGATGTCACACCATTGAAATTTATCAGGGTTCTTGAGGGTGAAGCTGATATTATGATTTCTTTTCAATATAGAGGtaatttaacaacattttaaaattgacaaCTATGGATGTGCAATTATGAAGTTAATTAACTTATCCCTTCATTCTTTTTTGTTCCTTTGTCTAGAACATGGTGATGGGTCTCCATTTGATGGACCTGGAAATCTTCTGGCCCATGCTTTTTCACCAGGAGCAAACATAGGAGGTGACACTCATTTTGATGCAGAGGAAGCTTGGTCGAACAACTCAGAAGGTAAAACGTTTAAATTGTTGTTGCAGAATCTAGCCAATTGGCCCCTAAGAATTCAACAAGTTACTTACTGGAAAGAAAACAGTTACCAtattaaaatattgtttatttttagTCTTAATTATatgtaattgtttatttttcaatattttgtccTGCAATATTCACTATTCTGAAAATAGGTGAGCTGAGAACATTCTCCAAGGATTTTTCTGACAGTGGTTGATTGTATCTTAAAGGTAAGGTTCAATAATAGGTTGGAAGGCAGAAAAGGTAAAATAACACAAGGATTGATTGCCCAAGACATTAGCAAAAAGAAAAAGATAGGTCCAGAGGAATAGGAATCAGAATTGCTGAATCATTGCCAGTAGCCAGATGAACAagaaattaactttgtttttaaagGGGCTTGTTACAACTACACATATTATACACTTATATGCTCAATGTTTATGGAGGATGGGGTGCCCATGCCCCTGCTGATTACCCTCACGTATACTCTGAAATAATGCATGGACTGGTTATGATCTGAATATATTACATTCAGTTGACGATTAATCTGCAGCTCAGTGTCATCTTTGGAGAATGAAGAGAGGCGTCACTCAAAGTGTTCACGCAGTAGTATGTAGTCTCCATCTGTGTGGAGGGGACCATATCATGAACAGTATCAGTGGGGTCCAGTTGAAGTATAGGCCCCTGCATAATATGTGTGTGCCTCTCTTAAAGCATTTAACTTCCTCTGCATGCCCCTGTAGCACATTGAATTACAATCTAATAAAAGAATCAGTGACATTGCCATGGATGAGTTCTTCATGACAACATCCTgagggtcagcattgaccagaaaattGAGTGGATCAGGCAGATAAATATGGTGGCTACAAGAGTAATAGGGTATCCtacggtgagtgactcacctactGACACCCAAAAGCCTATCACCATCAGAAAGGCACAGGCAATATTCTGCACTTAACTGGAGGAgtacagcaccaacaactcttgagaaacttgacaccatccagggcaaagcagcccacttcatTGGTACCCCATGCACAATCCTAAACGTTTATTCCCTTCAGCATTgtcacacagcagcagcagtgtgtACTGTTTACAAAATGCATTTGGCTTGTCTATTCCATCAAGTGAGAGAAAGATGAAAACTGGAatcaaaacatttgaaatattcaaaatgGGTCATGAGGAAATATCACCCATGCAGTCATCAGAAAAATGACCGAGGGAGATGACTGGAGTAGAATGTTTCACAATTCCCACAAAATGAAGCCATAGCTAGGATCCACATGGGTTTCCATGACAATCTGTTTCAAAGGAAAAGTTGTCTGTTATGAGAACAAATCTGGCTAGACAGGACCTTAGTAATAGTTGGGCACTGTGCAATGAAACAGTTGCCATTTACTGTCTTTAAACAGTTAAAATGAAAGCAACATCTAGAGAAAATACAACTTATAGTTAAACATTCTAATACAGCATTTACTGTCAGAGATTCCTCCTTCAAAAGGTGCACTATTTTGCAAATCTCTCCAGTGCAATGTCCAGAAATCAGTGAACTAACAAAAATTTCAGCGACTTACAAATGACTTTCACTGTTAAAAAGAACcctgaaattgttgttttgctgcatgaGTTTTTGGTGGCATACTGTACCTTAATTACAGCTTAACAATATTTTTGGGTCTAAGaacattatttttatattaatgtATTGTCCTTACtaagaaaattatttcaaaatgttgtatgtttcattttttattttcttataatgTCCGTTTATGACATTTCAGCTTGCACCTTAATCTCATGTATCTTCCAGTCTATCAGgttctgtaaaatatttaaaatatgttaaaattgTGGATTTTACTTTCTAATTTACCATTTATGAGAATATTTCAGAGTGATTGGCAGATATCACTGCCACTGGTTGCTGGATATTCCTTGTAACGGGCACCTACAGTAAGCAAAGTTAGGAAAGGTGAAATCCAGGCCACAGCAATCACTAAACTTTTGTGTGCAGCAATGAGTGTCATCACTTTGGTGCTGCCTACTAAGTGAAAGCTGTCTAAAAAAGAAATGGGTTGAAGGTATAATAATAAAGAACAATGATAATACACATTTACTTTATGTAATTACGATTTAGTATACCATCATAACTTGCATATTAAAATATTCtgataattttctgattttaacttTACATTTGTTATATTTTGTACTTTATACTAATCATTTTCTTTGAACCTATCATTTCAAAGTTCTCCCTCATAATGGATTTCTAGAAAAAGACTGTTAAGCTAGTATTGTTTTGTATGGATTTGCAGGATATAACCTTTTCATAGTGGCTGCTCATGAATTTGGCCATGCTCTGGGATTGAGCCATTCTCAAGATGTGGGAGCTTTGATGTTCCCCATATATACATACATTAATTACGAAGATTTTGTACTGCCACATGATGATGTTCAAGGAATTCAGGCACTGTATGGTACGTCTAAATCTCTATTTTACTGCAGAAGCTATAAATAATAGCTTACAGAACTAATTAAATAATACATGCTTCAATTTGTATCACAATCATCTCTCAAAGCTATAATGGTAAAAGCTTAatattgttatttgaaattagataCACTGTGATTCTGTATGttagaaataaattattttttcctttGAAATATGTGAAGTTCAGTCTCCCACAGCAAAAGTAGACAAATGAAAGATTGCAAGCTAATGCATAAACTGTCAGCATCCAATTTAGCATAATGCTGCCCAATAATAAATAGCCAGCACTCAGCACAAAtcataaacatttatttacaaCTGAATATTTATCTCAAGATAAAATgaataattatattttatttaatatgcTATCCCAGGTTCGTCAAATAAACCTGACAGAAAACTTCATCCAGTGACTCCAAAGAAATGTGATAACAGCCTGTCCTTTGATGCAGCCTGTACATTACGAGGAGAAAAAGTGTACTTTAAAGACAGGTAGGCAACAATTTTTAACACTAACAGTTTAATGTGAATGATGAAAGGAAGCAAAGTCTGGAAATTAATAACAACTAGAAATTAAGTTAAAATATATTGTTTGAAATATCTGTAAAGGCAAATAGCATATTAAAATTTAGGGAGTTAACGATTGCTCTTAACAAAATATAATAGATGCATTTCCAGTTCCCTGCTAGTTGTTTCCTGAGGGAAATTGGCTAAATTTATACAGCCATTTGTATGGCCTCAGTACCCTTCAGAATGAAAAAGGCCTTTAAAATGACTTGTAATGAGCCTAATGGGTGCTGAGTTAGGGAAAAGAAACAACTGCAGGCCTCAGATGCTCAGTGCTGTGATCAGGGCCATGTGTCCAAGCAccctgtggaaagaaaagaataCATGACATTAAGTTTCTGTTCCAAGTTTCTGTTCCATGTCTCTGTTCCAAGTCTACTCCAGCCCATTCCTGaactttctccgctatatcgatgactgcattggtgccacctcttgccccatgcagaactcgacagtttcataaattttgccacaaattttcaccctgctctccaattcacttggacaatctctgacacctctctctccttcctcgatctttccatctccatctcaggagattccttatacaccgacatcttctacaaacccactgacaccccagctacctcaattacagctcctcccactatGTCTCTTTAAAGGATGCGATCCCTTTTACTCAATTTCTCTGCATCCGTCGTATCtgctctcatgatgaggctttccaacccaggacatccaagatatccaacttctttactaaccatggcttcccatCTACTGTCGTCAAAAGAGcttgcacccacatctctgccatttcccgtaGCTCTGCTCTCATcgtcacccctcccagacccaacagggatagggtcccccttgtcctcacatttcatcccaccagtctgcatatccaacacatcactctccaccacttctgccatctccaatgagaccccaccaccaagcatatcttcccctccccacccctttctgcctttcacaaggATCCTGCTCTCTGCAACtccttagttcactcctccctcatccccacccatcccgctcccacctgggaactttccactgctcctgccataggtgcaacacctgcccctacaccacctccatccaaggacccaactgtcctttcaggtgagacagagatttacctgcacttcccttaatatcagctaccgcatttggtgctccaagtgtggcctcctctgcattggtgagaccaaacgcaaactaggtgaccattttgcagaacacctgcgctctgtctgtaacgatgacctgcatctccccattgccaatcactttaattccccctcccacaatatcacagatatgtcagtcctcggcctcctccactgctaggagaattccaggcacaaactggaggagcagcacctcattttccatcttggaaccttgcagcttaatggtatgaacattgaattctcccactttaaataatccccaatccctccacacccaccatgcctcttttttttccctttcctagcctatctctcttttttctacccctccttacctttgacccatcccctggtggatctgctctcccctcctcccctgcgcctgccaatcactatctcttacctgcatctacctataaccaccttgtacccaccttttcctatcttcagtcctgaagaagggtcctgactcgaaacgttgaccgcctgcttttctccacggatgctgcctggcctgctgagttcctccagcatcatagtgtttttcatctagattccggcctTTGTTTCTCATGACATTAAGTTACCTTTCATCGGATTTTTAGATGCTTAAGAATAGGAAATGGAGTAGACCCTCATTCATCCTGATCCCATTTTACTGTTCAATTAGATCAGATTGATCTAAATCTTAAGTCTGTCTACACACTTTGTCTGTAACCCTTAAAGTAACAAAAAATCATTACTggaattttcaattaatttagtCTCTCAAGGGAAGATTATACAGAATGAAGAAAATGTCGTCTATTTTGTTTtatgaggcatttgacaaagttggTATAAAACTTGATTAACAACATTGAGGCCTCTTGAATATAGGAGTCAGTTACACCATGGATAAAAGATTGTCCGAAGAACAAGGTCACGATATATAATATAGAACTTTTACCACGACAATCCTATCATCCTCCAGTCTGCATTTCagggtaaaatttcaaaatttgcaaaagACACAAAACTTAGTATGGTGAAGAGTTTGGAAGATAGTAATATACTGCTAAAGGCAGGCACATTGGACAGAAAAGTAGCAATGCAATTTAACAGTGAagtattaagataagatctttattagtcacatgtacatcgaaacacacagtgaaatgcatcttttgcgtacagtgttctggggcagcccgcaattgtcaccacacttccggcgccaacgtagcatgcctacaatttcctaacccgtatgtctttggaatgtgggaggaaactggagcacccagaggaaacccacgcagacacagggagaacatacaaactccttacagatgctgtaaagcattacgctaaccgctacactaccatgcctgccaaaacTGTACTGTACTACACTACTGTACCAAAACTGATGTGTTTTGGCAGAAGGAAGAGACAAAGTGGGTTAATCACACATCTTTGAAGGGTatgcaggaacagaaggacctgagTCTATGTGTACACAGAtctttgaaaatgaaatattgaaagagcaattaaggtggacaaattcccagggcctgatgaaatctatgtcagggtgttatgggaagcaagggaggagactgctaaggctctgacagagatttctgcatcatctttagccacaagtGATtgaagggtagctaatgttgttcccttattcaagaagatGATGGAGGTAAGCCAgaaaactataggctggtgatcCTTAAGTCAGTAGCAGGGAaactactggaaaaaattcttagggataggatttatgatcactggGAAAGGTAGGGACTGATTAGCGGGAGTAaccatggttttgtgcatgggaaatcctgcctcacaaatctgatcgagtttcttgaggaggttactaagaaaattgatgaaggcaaggtggtagacatagtatacatggactttggcaaggttTCTGACAAGATCCCGggcagtaggctggtccagaaagttagggcacatggggtCCAATGTGTGTaggcaaactggatctaaaattgtcTTGATCATAGGAAGTAAAcgatagtggtggagggttgcttttctactggaagtctgtaaccagtggtgtaccacagggattggtgctgaccTTTATCGTTTGTCCTAGATATAAATGTCAGATAAGAATATTTATGGTCTGataagtaaatttgctgatgacagtaaGGTTAACGGTGTTGTAGATGGTGAGGATAGTTGcttaaggatacagagggacgtAGATCAACTGAAATGTTgggcagacaagtgtgaggtaatgtattttgggttGCCTAATACTAgctggacatatacagtaaatggcagggaccttttaagtgttgttgtacagagggaccttggggtgctagttcatagctccctgaaaatgggaacacaggtggatagtgtagtgaagaaggtatttagcATGCTTACTTTCATAGGCAGGTctatttgagtataagagttgggacatcatgttgcagttgtacaagatattggtaaggccacacatggaatattgtgtgcagatctggttagaaaagatgtggtagcaTGAGAAGATATTCACTAGGTtgtggcctggaatggagggctttggtgacaaggagagattagataggctgagaTAGTTCTCACAGGAGGCGGAGGAGTGAGCTTATATAAGTTTaaaaaattaagaggggcataaatagagtagatcattacagtctttttccaaggataggggactctaaaacaaaaggacataggtttaatttGAGAgcggaaatatttaaaggagatctgaggggcaagtttttcacaagagggtggttggtatatggaacaagctgccagaagtggtggttgaagcagatccaatcacatcatttaaaaagcatttggacatgtacatggacagaaaaaggATAAAGGGATATaacccaaatgcaggaaaatgggattagagtagataagCATCTCAGTTGCCATGGGTGAGTCGGGCTGAAGAGCTGCACGGACCCAATAATTCTACTAGCAAAGTATGTAGATTCCTAATCTTTATAAATTGAGGCAGTGAGTACAGAAGCAGGGAGGCTgtgttgaacctttataaagGAGAATTACCAGAAAGCTTTCAGGAATAGGGAATATCAACTACAAGATTAAACTGGAAAAACAGGATTGTTTTCTGTCAAGCAAAGAAGAGATTTGAAGGAGCTGTACAAGTTCATGACAGGTTTAGACACATAGAGAGAAGCAGTTCACATATGCAGATAGTGACTATAACTCTGTAAGTTTTAAGGTTTTTATGGGGGACGAGGTTAGaatggaaattaaggtcctgaatatGGGAAAGTCCAATTTGAATATGATAAAAGAGCACCTGGCAAAAGCACACTGGGACAACTACTTGCAGGTGAGTCTACAGGTGACCAGTGattcattcaaaaatgaaatgatGAGAGtacagggccaacatgttcccataAAGATGAAAGGTACGGCCACAAGCTCCAAAAACCCTGGATGTCAAATGATAGGTATTCTGAGTAgaatatagaaaaaaaatagcTAATGGCAGGTGTAGAGAACTAAAAACAGCCCaagaatctgtgtgtgtgtgtgtgtgtgtgtgtgtgtgtgtgtgtgtgtgtgtgtgtgtgtgtgtgtgtgtgtgtgttgggggggaggggtactTAATAAATGTACTGAATGTACTTAGGAGAGTAAAAAGTGGGTACAAAATAGCACAAGCAAACAAGACCAAAATGTATATATGACGACCTGGGAAAGAAAAGGGGTAAAAATTACATTTTGTGTGTAGAGTGAGAGAATGTAGATGaagttttaaatgtttaattcttATCTGTAgtcaccatggagaaggacattatTGTTGGAGAACTCAAGAGAGGGAGACAGTGAAATTCTCTAACAAATTGCCGTTGAAAAGTAgaaggtattagatgtcttagcggTTTTAGAgatgaataagtccccagggcctgatgggaggTATCCTAGGCTGCTATGGGATACaatggagattgctggggctctgatagagatgccagatgactggagagcAAAAgtgatacctttattcaagaagggctgcaGGGATCAGCCAGATCATTACAGACTGGTgggtctaacatcagtggtggtgaCATTGTTGGAAAAatatctgagggacaggattagtcTGGATGAAGAAACAGGGATTAATGAAGAACAAACAGCATTTGGCTTCGCTAAGGGATGAGGCtctctgactaatttgattaaattttgtGAAGACATAATTAACTCTGTCGATGAGGGTAGTGTgtttatggacttcagtaaggcttttgataaggtcctacatgggagactggtccacaAGGTAAGAGACCATGGAATCCAGAGCAGTTTGGcaaattgcatccaaaattggctttgtgatagAAAGAGTAATAGTCAAGGATTGTTTTTGTAACTATGAtctgtggtgtactgcagggatcattgctgggacccttgctgtttgttatatatgtTAACAATCAGGATGTAAATTTAATGGTGTTACTAAATTTAAattactaaatttgcagatgagatgAAATTAATGATATTGTTgtcagtgaggagggtagtcctCAGCTACAAGACAATATTGATGAATTAATAAAATGATCACAgcaataggacatagaacagtacagcacagtatgggcccttcagcccacccatactgtgctgtacctATAAAAACCTAcaccacaatcaatctaacccttccctccttcacagcccataaccctccatttttcatacatccatgtgcctatccaagagtctttttaATGTCCTTATtgtgtcagcctctaccaccacccctggcagtgcgttccagggacccaccactctctgtctaaaaaacaaTTACCTTTgaaatctcccctaaactttcgtcctctgacaaactgatttcatctggtattggccattgcagcccagggaaaaaggtgctggctgtccaccctatctatgcccctcataatactctatctataccccacataatcttatacagctctatcaagtcacctctcatcctgcgtcactccaaagagaaaagtcctagctcgctcaacctttcctcataagacatgttctctaatcaggcagcatcctggtcaatttCCTCtgctaaagcttccatatctttcctataatgtggtgaccagaactgaacacaatactcttagcGTGgtttaactagagttttataaagctgcagcattacctcaaggctcttgaactcaatctctgactaatgaaggccagcacaccttacgccttcttaaccaccctatcaacttgtgcggcaactttgagggatccatggacttggaccccaagatccctctgttaccCCACACTGCTATGAATCCTGctgttaaccttgtactccgccttcaagttcgttcttccaaggtgtatcacttcacacttctctggttttaactccatctgccacttctccacccaactctgcatcctgtctatatcctgttgtaacctatgaccaccttctacactatccacaacacctccaaccttcgttcatctgcaaacatactaatccacccctccacttcctcatcaagtcatttataataatcacaaagagcaggagtccctgaacagatccctgcagaacaccactgttcacctACCTCCccgcagaatactctccatctactacaaccctctgccttctgtgggcaagccagtcctgaatccacgcagccaagtctccatggatctcatgccttatgactttctggatgagcctaccatggggaaccttgtctaatgccttactaaagtccatatacac
The sequence above is drawn from the Pristis pectinata isolate sPriPec2 chromosome 11, sPriPec2.1.pri, whole genome shotgun sequence genome and encodes:
- the LOC127576297 gene encoding collagenase 3-like isoform X1, encoding MKRFQIPTLLILLKIPSVLTFPLPPDDLDFAKQYLKQIYSFKDDSSILLQGSKDAFKASVKKMQEFFSLRVTGELDYSTLEVMKRPRCGFRDVLRYNIGNLKWKHNKITYRIINYTQRLKESYVNNAINNAFQVWSDVTPLKFIRVLEGEADIMISFQYREHGDGSPFDGPGNLLAHAFSPGANIGGDTHFDAEEAWSNNSEGYNLFIVAAHEFGHALGLSHSQDVGALMFPIYTYINYEDFVLPHDDVQGIQALYGSSNKPDRKLHPVTPKKCDNSLSFDAACTLRGEKVYFKDRFVWRVHPNRKTSDLLVTNTQWPFLPSKIDASYEDKNMNINRFFQGTKYWDVYGYDLIPTSPGSIYEFGFPQTVKKIDAAVQISKTKKTFFFVENECWSYDESTRRMDEGYPKLIEDEWPGVASPVGAALQVNDLIYLFHQFMVFRYDYNDKTVREIAYANSEICI
- the LOC127576297 gene encoding collagenase 3-like isoform X2 → MKRFQIPTLLILLKIPSVLTFPLPPDDLDFAKQYLKQIYSFKDDSSILLQGSKDAFKASVKKMQEFFSLRVTGELDYSTLEVMKRPRCGFRDVLRYNIGNLKWKHNKITYRIINYTQRLKESYVNNAINNAFQVWSDVTPLKFIRVLEGEADIMISFQYREHGDGSPFDGPGNLLAHAFSPGANIGGDTHFDAEEAWSNNSEGYNLFIVAAHEFGHALGLSHSQDVGALMFPIYTYINYEDFVLPHDDVQGIQALYGSSNKPDRKLHPVTPKKCDNSLSFDAACTLRGEKVYFKDRFVWRVHPNRKTSDLLVTNTQWPFLPSKIDASYEDKNMNINRFFQGTKYWDVYGYDLIPTSPGSIYEFGFPQTVKKIDAAVQISKTKKTFFFVENECWSYDESTRRMDEGYPKLIEDEWPGVASPVGAALQVNGRK